Proteins encoded in a region of the Rutidosis leptorrhynchoides isolate AG116_Rl617_1_P2 chromosome 9, CSIRO_AGI_Rlap_v1, whole genome shotgun sequence genome:
- the LOC139867155 gene encoding uncharacterized protein, with amino-acid sequence MLLAIIFSINPDGKLQVTKYGVRFIRSEDILQLKLHESSTSLAMYHLFQPTLSLPTDLQNLLSVEADPDLTVFFHDLTSSIKKFILHINSKQQISLDGFQRIIIFLHDVNQEVLSECREEWRHKHNFHLVYYYCRMSHGISEIINDFVRLLRDASDNWLSVKLAMEQIAVKCKAGDYPYEEMQQQLKDLEGANTVRLTDNLVTSFGHICQQIVAFSTHLFIVIKCNKQFKSLKVLTKASCIIIACVFSIVAVYMGDDKKLQDIKPNHAWLDMIQSFSIAGNQYLKSRFDRELQISDFNENVFLLQNVKNKLTWLTIIIRKEEEMIAIDKFEKKINNMSKTIEDMSSHAHKFSHITKEAGIILNQLIVDGTLEVTEFGACFRQGADILQLKRYEDPLREGVTNLFRTIAFLPASLQCYLRASNAEPQITTIKSILAHTGQDISSDILKTIRCFCMDLYFHVTGHRSTYNVDQDMLQRAWKIEVIINEMCKFFSESVSFLIGIIGTWGCVTLSLEQILLKCRAGEYTYDEMLHQLNHVKVVESIESYDDFIRSFECLCDDVAGVLRRMHSVILCGIMSETRAKLKWMELVEGSGQVLSQIIIGSFSILATFMGDFELLQEMENMTSNSTLLLHLIRCFSTKIGRWFDERGCIKKMSYGEELRVSDCYGNTILLQDLKEKMGGFRSLTKEAEDAMMTVIHTLKRKADAFSNPI; translated from the exons ATGTTGTTGGCTATCATCTTCTCAATCAATCCCG ATGGCAAACTACAGGTCACTAAATATGGAGTGCGTTTTATACGTAGTGAAGACATCCTGCAGCTGAAACTACATGAATCTTCTACGAGTTTGGCTATGTACCACCTGTTTCAACCTACTTTATCTCTTCCTACTGATCTGCAAAATCTTCTTTCCGTTGAAGCAGATCCAGACCTTACAGTGTTCTTCCATGACCTTACCAGCAGTATAAAGAAATTCATTCTTCATATTAACAGTAAACAACAAATTTCCTTGGATGGCTTCCAAAGAATTATTATATTTCTACATGACGTCAACCAAGAAGTTTTAAGTGAATGCAGAGAGGAATGGAGGCATAAACATAATTTTCATTTGGTTTATTACTACTGTCGAATGAGCCATGGAATCTCTGAaattatcaatgattttgtaaggtTGCTGAGAGATGCATCTGATAATTGGTTAAGCGTAAAGTTGGCAATGGAGCAAATTGCGGTGAAATGTAAAGCAGGTGATTATCCTTATGAAGAGATGCAACAACAGCTTAAAGATTTGGAAGGTGCTAACACTGTTAGATTAACTGATAATCTTGTCACATCATTTGGACACATATGTCAACAAATAGTGGCTTTTTCAACACACTTATTTATAGTGATCAAATGCAATAAACAGTTCAAGTCATTGAAGGTATTGACAAAAGCATCATGCATAATAATTGCTTGTGTTTTCAGTATCGTGGCTGTATATATGGGTGATGACAAAAAGTTGCAAGATATAAAGCCGAATCATGCGTGGTTAGATATGATTCAAAGTTTTTCTATAGCTGGTAATCAGTATCTGAAGTCAAGGTTTGATAGGGAGTTGCAGATCTCGGACTTTAATGAAAATGTGTTTCTTCTACAAAATGTGAAGAACAAACTAACATGGTTAACTATAATCATAAGGAAAGAAGAAGAGATGATTGCAATAGATAAGTTTGAGAAGAAGATCAATAACATGTCAAAGACTATTGAAGATATGAGTAGTCATGCTCATAAATTTAGTCATATTACAAAAGAGGCGGGAATAATTCTCAATCAACTTATCGTAGATGGTACATTAGAAGTGACCGAATTTGGAGCTTGTTTTAGACAGGGTGCAGACATACTTCAGCTGAAACGATATGAGGATCCATTGAGGGAGGGAGTTACCAACCTGTTTCGAACTATTGCATTTCTTCCTGCTTCTCTGCAGTGCTATTTACGTGCTTCTAacgctgaaccacaaatcactaccATAAAATCTATTCTTGCACATACGGGACAAGATATCTCCAGTGACATCCTAAAAACCATTAGATGTTTTTGTATGGATCTTTATTTTCATGTAACAGGTCATCGATCAACATATAACGTAGATCAGGATATGCTGCAGCGTGCTTGGAAAATAGAAGTTATTATCAATGAAATGTGTAAATTTTTCTCTGAGTCAGTAAGCTTTCTTATAGGCATAATCGGCACATGGGGGTGTGTAACATTATCGTTGGAACAGATTTTACTAAAATGTAGAGCTGGTGAGTACACTTATGACGAGATGCTACATCAGCTTAATCATGTTAAagttgttgaaagtattgaatcttATGATGATTTCATCAGATCGTTTGAGTGTCTATGTGATGATGTAGCTGGTGTTTTAAGAAGAATGCATTCAGTGATCTTGTGCGGCATTATGTCTGAAACACGTGCAAAGTTAAAGTGGATGGAATTAGTGGAGGGATCTGGGCAAGTATTGAGCCAAATAATTATTGGCAGTTTTAGCATTCTGGCCACATTCATGGGTGATTTTGAATTATTGCAAGAGATGGAGAATATGACTTCAAACTCTACATTACTATTACATTTGATCCGTTGCTTTTCAACAAAGATTGGTAGATGGTTCGATGAGAGAGGATGTATAAAGAAGATGAGCTATGGTGAGGAGTTGCGGGTTTCGGATTGTTATGGCAACACAATTCTTCTACAAGATTTGAAGGAGAAAATGGGTGGCTTTAGGTCTCTTACCAAAGAGGCTGAAGATGCGATGATGACTGTCATACATACTCTCAAAAGGAAGGCCGACGCCTTTTCAAATCCAATTTGA